tcttaataacctttgaaaaagattagaagctcataactagataaaaattacaaaataacatacttgacatgctcttcaaaagatgaaaatggtagagagaaaatagtgaaaagaagagagaaaaatatgtgtagaagatgatgaaaagatgaagaagaagagccccccaaatggtcttacaagactctatttataggcaaaatatggagattaaattaatcaaattaaaatgaataaattgattaatttaattgtgttgggaagtggtatgataaatagagtaagtgtaagagtattggaaagatgaaatgtttggttgggtaaaatattagtgaaaagctagggtaaaaaaaatgaattaggaatgtttatttaggtaagaaaaatagggaaaagtgaattgatatttgagtgaaaaatattgggaatgaaaatgtgatttttgggtcTTTTTTGGTAGTTGTTTGGTGCTTGGTCTAGGCTGGGCCGAAATGGGCTGGCATATTGGGCCCAAAGGAGACTCTTTTGTCTTGGGCGGTTTGGGCTTGAAGGGTGGCAGGGAGGTGATGTTGGCGTGGCAAAGAGCTGGCTGCTGAATCCGGGCCTGTGTGGACTGGGCTTGGCATGGAGGATGCATATGAAGAGCTGCTTCTTGGAGGTAAGGCTGGCCCGTACGTTGGTGATATACTGAAAAAGCTGGAGGCAACTTCGTACGGACGTTGATATCTTTGATGAAGCTGATGCTGAGGAAACACATGAAGGTGACAGCTAGCGTGGTGCATATGTGATGGCTGGTCCGTACGGCTGGCAGGTGGAGAGAAGGAAACTGTGGGCCTTCGGCTGGGCTTGGCATTTGGGCCTGGGAAAGCTTGCTTCACAAAattgccattttcttcatttctttcttGAAAATTGCCATAGTTCCTTCaccataaaaaattaaattaaataacaatcaaaaattttcaattataaataaaccatattaattatttgaaaatacttaattaaaacttaatttaatttaaaaaataaagatcaacaaaattgcacttttattttacttctaactaaactatattaattacacataatttaaacttcaacatattataataaaatatctataaaaatatataaaaatctagaaaattataataagactaataaatgtaaaattacttaaaaacttaataaatcaattaagaactcaagaactaagcaacaattaacacataaaaagtggtaaaataactctattttgtagagttatcaggtacgattggggtacgatagttactatattcatgtctgatagttttttgtttatttattttggtacgataatgtggttactgacttaattttcctttaatgtagcatttagatgcagcattccatctcatgaggaggcgtctagaattttatcctaacgtgtaccctcagaaatgtgttgttatgcctacaatttttcccgaatctttgaagggtcggtgggacgcttttccaggttctgactactctagatttagttgggatgacagtatattggacctggttaggggtgatgcagtccaattcttaccgagttggcagaacaaggagttcatttattttgccctcttcttgaaagaccaaatgcattgggtagctgtagaggcagacctgaatgggtggatgctcaacatctttgactctagtattggatcaatttccgaaaacgatttgatcagcttgatggttgactggtgtaccattttcccgtcggtcttgcgacagtccggtttatttgagaaccatgacgttatactcgcgcctcagttgacagcatcagagagtcaggtcagacccttcgattggaaactcattccacgtgaattcgtaccgcaaaaaaaatccaggtgaactttattaaatatcacatattaattattatttcttaattacaaaactttattagattattgtttattttctaatgcagtggcgattgcggatgttacgtaattgagcatattgaacataagcttctacaactaccatttgataatgtaactgacaataatatgaaactttttaggcaaaggtggtgtgtagacttattctaccaaaacttaggttgaacggtcttaatttttttgaattgtataatttttttgattgctctttttgtaattactacattttaatgtgcttaatctttgcatcgtactatcgtcgatcactatcgtactctatcgtaccctcacatgcctcacaaatttcacgaactgtactgaaaccataccatcgtaccattatcggaccaatatcgtacattatcgtaccctaaatgtcgtacattaactatcgtactacatcgagcaacgtcgtaccatattgtaagatacatttaaataatcatacaacaaacaatatcgtgcattgtcgtaccggcatcgcgcactatcgaaccaacactggatttattacatatttaagagtttcataatggagaaaaaaacagaaaaaaacctgcaaaatccagcacataacaaatattactagttcaagcagaaataaaacataataggtcaactagaatacaaacaaaacaagttaacctcggtacttgcaagacgctttgttgtgccctttaccaccacacttgctacaacatcgttgtatcacaaccttgtctccattagaaggatatcgatttttcctaattcgtccgaccttttgcttcttcggtcagcctacaggtttcttctcaatcggtactccaacttggatgttcttaatgtcttcaggcaattcccaatcatcctcatcaccaactggcataattgtcccctcatatgtgctcttccaactctctcttgtgtaatattgagagcacaatgcgtacatgctaatatttcgttcttgagcagcagcacatgcatgtggacaaggaatcttcatgatttggaataggccgcaactgcattgtcgtgcctccaaatcaactataccaccgctctgaactgttcctccggggtggacattaaatgtataaggtccagctctgtcgacgcttaagaaccgagatttctcaaattgacatgacaagtccccctccataactggtgatagagtcgtgctacacttttcagcgttttcctttcgagtagcaaaccatgtttgaatagtaaacctgatgaattcaacaaaagcagtgatcgggaaggctcttgcgtccttagttttgctgttgaaactttcagcccaattacttgtcattacattgtaacggtcccctggaaagtacgcatgaacccatctttcaaatccaatgccctcaagatatagtgcaactcgaacatccattgcttttatcttttcaaattctctttcaaaatctgtcttcttatacgagtatgcacaactgtaaatatgatccgtgaagcaatcagtcttgaacttgctagccacgttcataataatgtggtggtagcatgcgccatggggtgcatcagggaagacaagttccaaagcatgaacaatgctttgatgcctatccgatacgaatgctaagttctcaacatcaccaatcgcttgtttcaacttcctcatgaaataggtccaagagtcgtggttctcactgtcaaccattgcgaaagcaatcggaaatatgtggctgtctgaatccaatgccacggcacacaacatttggccaccatacctagttttcaagaaggacccatcaatacatataacaggtcgacaaaacttgaatccccgcctacaagcacccagagaaaaaaagcaatacttgaagcgaccctcgtctaccttgaaatcagtaatggaatcgggattgttcaactgcagcatgtgcaagtacccaggtaacttcgaatatgaagcttcaggcgtacccctaactatgtggagtgctttctctctgcatctccaagccttctcataactcatttcgatcccgaaagaattcttcatatcttctcttattttggaggctaaataatctgaaccgttaactgagaatttatccttgatcagttcggcaactaccaaaggtgatgcttgacggttatctttttttcgaacatcgagggaacatgtgtgtacattttcaaatgctgtcacctcgaacatgttagaaagttgcttcttcttccctcttaacctccacccacaatcaggatccttgcatgtaatataccaaacatcagtaccagacttcttaactataaagtcgaatcccttcttcattgcaaacaagccagcaaccttctttaaatgttccttgtctttgaaaaactttcctaaatgaatctccccgcccgatgtgccacccatagatatatagtgactattatcctcaatgtcttctcttgtaaacatctgagctttgaatttactataatatgtcgaagaagagagtggatcactaaattctctagcatcatttgttccgtctggacgactactactagtaccaggtgtttggcgatcttctctacggggtctacttctacatgttgtttgcctcggtatttggtacgacagtggactcaggctcaaagcttgagaacggacctctgtttcatggtcgtcattgccctcaaaatcattttcagggtcaggacaatcaggaaaatcatcatgaaatggcATCTGTGCTACATGGTCAACTGTTGGTATGAAATGGTTTGATTCAGGTATAGCAGTGGCTACCAGCACCTCCGGATTTGTTTCTGGAACATAAGTCCCAACCTCACTACGAGTATCCTTAACAGTACTTGGTGGAGGATTACGATCAACAATGATATTCTtctccaccaaagtcacaaaaaggggaacaaattcatctggcttcttcaaaagcattgacaaatataagcttacacccttgtcattccttataagttcaggccgatacattaaacctttcatgtacttataattcacttctaatttcaggtcatactgcactttgtcaacctccagctctgagtacagaagttcaacaagttgtgagtaagttatgtccttctccaactcgaacgttaaactttcggctccattaaaaacccaatctctaccttcacgctcccaaacaccattatacattaagtacgcgaacaaagttgaccctatcatgtacaaagaaaaaaaatcagtaaatggcaacaaaatgtcgaaatttagttcaaatgttttggcatcgtaccagtatcgggcggtatcgggcaaagttttatttatgttttttgatcacttaaaacactaatatcgggcaagtatcgggtaacatcgagtaccatcgtactattaggtccgcagtaacttaataataacaatcgggcatatatcggactactatcgatccattatcgtacttaaaaggGTGCatagatttaaaataataatcggggcaaccatcgggtagccatcgtacCTTTAtaaccatcgggtaaccaaactatcgagcaaccatcgggttgccatcggaccttcatccctaaccttgaaactcaacaactatcgtgcctgtatcgggtctctatcggacactatcagGCATTTAGAAAAAATCTCAGGGAACCCaagaaaacgcagattttcacataacacgattttcacccaaaaaaacagcaaaaaataccaacaaactacagatccaacatataaacagcattatgaatcataaaagcaaccaacaacaacaagaatcaaagaaaatcacttacccatttaatctcttcactatgagcaaaaataacacaaagcttggtgtttctcctcaaacaatccacaatgtccgaatgtgtatctttcttgcaagattttagtataaaaatcttgtgtgtaaaacgtatggtgaagagagagtgagagagaatgtatggtgaagagaggtatggtgaagagaggtagagaggaagagggagaatagagaggaaatgtgttatgagaggggtatttttggtattaaatgaaagatgagcattgatatcatatggtagttaactttggttcaaattttaattattaagctaatgtaagtatgattaatcaaatttccctaagagatagacttggtctcttgattctacaattttagttatttaaatattaaataaataatgagatattttgatttgatttaaatattattatttaaacaaaaatctgataactgatcagttattttgaatttgtttaaaataacaaatattttaatatatttgatattattaaatattggatatcagttttcacagaacgtaagttttcagggatagaaaaatatctaggattctctcagagaaaaagatcagtgacaaaacaaaggtcattgttattcacaaaacctaggtccaaactttatcagatctcatgtgttgagaatatctgataaatagttattgcctattatttgtatagcaagcccacactcgttctttgggtgactgagaacattttggaagatcttggtgtgagatctcaaggattcagccatacgaaaagatagcagcaaggaaggacctgaggtaatgtttctattcttgtccttgattcaatatatatatgagtgtgaagaagtagatctataaatcttatgggattaatctgacaatttgattgttgttccgctgcgcataatctctgatttgatcaataaaaaccaacagtataTATATAGACCTTtcgttttatttttttatcttaatttttaataagaatttaggcatataaaataatatataataataattatagttactaccttcagtaaaataaaataaagtagattaatttatttttatttaaaataaatgtatttattaatattaaaattaatatttatacaattactcaaaaaataaataaatatttatacaaattacaatatgctgttaattaaaattaatattaataactatatgttacaatatatagttaaagataatcacaatattattattctttataaaaatattatatatatatttttttattaaattatagctagtcaagtctcaacactcaatgttaaaccaaaatcataatctaatccaagtttcaagttttgttacaaaaatatatttaaagttaaaaaattagttttgtaaatctttgtaataatcatgttaaataaatttataaatatttatgtaaatgtgagttacaaaaataaacgtTTTAGTTGTgaatttagttttgtaaattgttgttacaaaaatgtaaaacttgttaaaaaaaaatattatatttcaccactatattcaataaagtgttttataaataatgaatatcttaaatttatatttttaagttttatagcataaatatgatggttcatgtaattttttggtacaatattgtaacaatatggaaaagtataatatttttatgtattttttgtttatgatttcttaactataaaatattttcgtaaatgttagttacaaaaatatatttcttagttgtaaaactagatttgtaaactattgttacaaaaataaaaaaattagttacgaatttgtttgtaagttttatttacaaaaaaaaaaaatatatttacaattctataactgattttgtaaatattgtttacaaatacgtaacagatatttacaagtttgtaacagatatttactagtTTATAAACGTTGGttacaaaaaattgtattttacagcttttatttatgattttgacactccgtatttacaattttgtcattctgtgtttttatccaaaaattctgtatttttgtaatgtatcgtatttttcagattttttttaacttttagtgtatttttgtagatttcccttaAAATAACAGGTTTGAATTCCTTGTATTAGGCCCACTGAGATACGTTGGGTTCCACCAACTCATTTATTAAcataatatgtatttattttagagaaattataggaaatgacTCAAAATAAAGATttcaagaagctaatgtcctcatttttaaaattatagataaatgaccattttacattgttgattacctaaattacccttttttataatttatttatttatttagaactgtatgactttaatatagtgatatatgtatattaattttgtttaattagtttttattttaaagttatattgattttttaagttttttataggttgttggtatattattttccaattagtgtatatattttttgtggtatggtgtataatttttttttgtgatatttaatttctatttgattatacatagtggtagtatataattttgtatcatggtatatacattttaatggtagtatataactttgttagcatagtatatacatttttgaataataattttgtaagtatTGATagttattatttttcaactcaatatatatattgtggtatggtatatcattcaacaacccataaaaaacgaaaaaaaaaatcaaaataactttaaaataaaaattaattaaacaaaactaatatacatataccataatattaaaatatttagaataaaatagtaatttgttaaatggtatatttggtaatatgtgatattaaatagatgattaggctattttactacaaaattaaaaacatggacatttacttactttcacacaacatTAAAGGTCATTTTGCTCCATGCCCCTTTATTTTACACTTAACCTCATCATGAGAGAATAATCATAATTAGCTCCCATTAGTGAGCTTAATTGCTCCtgttgcctataaatagggctaagcCATGTATTGTAAATGATCATTTTCTCAGTTTTTAGAGTGAGCACAAACAATGTCCAGAAACTCCCAAGAGAGCTTAGACCGTGCAAGTTCTTCATCTTCATACAAGTAAATCGTGGATTAGATTTATTAATAATCAAAATCACGTAAAAatctatgtttttttattttcctttaagCTTTTCTATTAATTAGTTAATAAAAAAACTAGTCAACAATgtcaatataattttttttgcaaaaatactatgttttaattataaaatcaagCCTAATCCAATAGAAGCTCAATAAGTTAAACTAGGTCCCagggaaattttttgtttttatataatACATATACGTTATATATAACAAAAAATTAGGGAAAAATCTTGAAAATGGGCTTGAAATGCTTCGGCCAGAATTGGTCTATCTACATTAAGGCTCATAAAAAGCATGAAAGTAGCCTATTTAAGAAAATGGATTggtcaaaataagaaaaataggCCAGCACAATTTGAGCTTGGCCTAGCACCGTGCATGACTTATTTGGGTAATGTTTGTGGGTCGTGCTGTAAATGTAGATCGGTTTAGCTTAACACGACCTACTTTTTTCTGACTCCCAAAAAAAATAGGACAAAACGTGTCAGCTCACGTTAGAAAATGTAGGTTGTGTTGAGCTGAACCGATCTACATTTATAGCTCTTGTTATTGATAGACTTACTATTTAGTTTAGGGGTAGATTCACAACAAAGGAGCCTAACAACGTAATTAAGTGTTTTGCTTATAAAATAGGTAAGGTTTATTGGGTACGACAGTTGTGTTTTTCTTCTTTGGAATTTGattctttttttgttttagtGATCTAAATAATAGAATGCTGACTTTTTGTGGATACTTACTAAATTATCTCATTAGCTGAAACTACAACATAAAGTAttaagcatatatcatatataacaAAGTTTTTATCCATTTGTCCATTGTTTTCACTCGTAGCAACAGTACCAAGTTTAATAGGAGTATGTGAAACAATTAGCAATTAAAATATCAACTTCAAATTTATCAATTTAAGGATAATTGGCTCACAGTAcctcaaaaataaataataaatttgagaAGAGCTtgtaatttattcatttatttttaaacTCTTATGTCTCAAGAATAGACATGCAGACGCCGTAAAATCTGTTAGAAgtgataaataatatatttagggAGAAAAATTGATAACAAAGGGAAAAAgtgataaataataaaatattagatAGGTGTTATTGGTGTTATTTTGGGACATTGTCGTTTCTTCTGCTGCCATTCTATTTGTTGTCGTATTTTAAGTGTTTGTTATCGTCTGTGGAAGTTTTCATTGGTTCAACTTCCGTTTATTAACAGAGATGTTACCAGAAGTTGGGTGTATCACAAAAACCAAATATAGAGTATATCTTCTATGATAAGTTGGCAAAGCTGTCGTTTTCCTATGATTGTCTCCGATGTGTATTGTTATTGTAACTATTATTGTTTATTTTGTAGTATTTTTTAAAAGCTCATTGATAGAGGACTTGGACAAATCTTTTGAGCCCATATTTTTGTCTAGCCCAAATCCAGGCCCAATGCATAAACCCCAAATTTCTAAACCCGCACATTCTTCTTCTTGTTTCTGTTCAACTTCAAAACCTAAAGGCTTTCAGTTCAGAGCGTCAACGAACTCCATTAATGGCGCTCCTACTGGTTCCGAAACACCGAACCTTGGCGAACCCATCTCTGATCCACCTCTTCTCCACCAGCTCGTCCTCAAACTCAGTTGACAAAGATGACCAAAAGGACCAATCAAAGTCCTCCACGTCCGAGTCTTCATTCTCTTCATACTTCAGTGACGTCAAAGCCAGTCTCAGGCAGAAGCAACAATCAACTTCACCGCCACAACCCCGAAATCTCACTTTCCCTCACCCCCCTCAGTCTTCTGCCAACCCCTCCAAAGTGTCTTCCCTTGAAGAAATTCGTAAGAACCTCTCCGAGTTCCGCCGTAGATCTGGTGTGCCACCCTCCATGGGTCTAAATTCTGCACCTTCGCCTTCCTCTTCAGGTGGGTCCTCGAACAATTCATTTCAGGAGCTGTTGAGCAGAAATGTGCTTGGTAAGGCGGAGGGTGCCAATGCCGAACAAATTGGCGGTGGCGGTGGGGGAGGAGGGATTTCGTTCGAAGCGATTCGTTTGCACTTGAAGAAGCTTAGGGCACCTGTAAATGGCCAGCAGGATGGTAGCAATCGTAGGGAGTCCACGTCGTTTACTTCATTTAAGAACAATTTGAGATTGAAACCATCGGATTCCCCTCAGCGAACGACGGTGATCGGAGGTACTGACACGTTGCCGGCATCCGTGTTTGGAAAGGATATTAGGGAGAAGAAAGATGGGGATAGGTCGAAGGCTACGAGGACGGAATTTTTGAGGACTTATCCCCCGGAGGTATTAGGGGGGATGTTGAAGGAGTTGAGGCCGGAGGTCAAGGAGGGAGCTTGGTTTTCGATAAAGGAGTTGAATGAGAGGATGATAAAGATTAGGGAGTTTGAAGACACTAAGTTAGAGTCTAATATTAAGGGCATTAACTTTAAGGATTTGAGGGAGAGTTTGGAGAAGGTGAAGTGTTCTGAGGATGAGAAAACAAAGAAGAATTCCAGTAAGTAAGCGAATTTTGTGCCTAAGTTTCTTGTATTATTTCCATTATTCATGGTCATAGACTCATAATCTATATTCACTTGTTGATTTGGATTTTGTTAGTTTCACTTGAGAGACTCGATATATTGGGCCAGTTGGGTCGAACTCCTAACTTTATGGCACAACCTCCACAGGAACACCTGGTTGAGAAGGTAAGTTTCTGTTTCATTTAAGGTACAGTGAGGATTATGTTATACTATGATTCATGTATGTGAAGCTAATTTCAAACATCGTTTAATTTATTTGACACGGTTCGATTACAATTAGGAAGAaccatatgttatgttatgtggtAATTAGTAGCATGGTCCATTTCTTCTAGGTATAGTTTAGGTTCTATCTATACGAAGAACAAGATGTTTAATGCTCTTGTATAAACAAGATTTATTGGCTCTGTTACATACAATATTGAATGTTCGAGTCTAAGCCATATGTTAGTGTTGATGGGTGTTAGGACACTTTTATTTGGAATTTTGAGCGAAATTATTGTTTCCAAATCTTACAAGTTTTGAAATTGGAACACTGTATTTTCAATGCATGTTTGAAAGATAAATTGttgtttcaaattcaaattcagtGCTTTCTGttgtttatttttgtttagaATTCATATATTGTTGTATGAACTTGAGAGGATATGAGGAATGTCCATTgaattttttattcttcttttgataTACATGTATGATGATGCGATTTAGAGTCAGTTACCTATCTATCAGTTGATAAAGAAAACTTCTGGCATGAATTTCTCGTTGCTTTGAGCTGTTGTAGTTTTCGGTTGAAGTATCTGTATGATCATTGAACTGAATTTCTTCAACTTTCGAAACATCAATGCAGTATTTCCATCCAGATAACATGTCTGCAGCCGAAAAAATGAAACTTGAGCTTGCCAAAGTAAGAGATGAGTTTAAATTATCGGAATCAGATTGTGGATCTGCAAGAGTACAAGGTATCTATAATATATAGGTCTCTCATGTTGTAATTCTTGAGAATTAAGAGATCCCATAAgtttatttaacaaaatagaaAAAGTATAAAACCGTAAGTATGTTTCTGTATATTTTTAGCTTCTtactctttatttattttttgtttaatgcAGTGGCACAACTCACAACCAAGATCAAACATTTATCTACAACTCTACACAAAAAGGTGAGAGGGGAacttaaaaatatcatttatgtAACTCTTTTGAGGTAAAGAGAGGTAGAtttgtttactaatagtatatatatatttatatggtacAGGATAAGCATTCTAGGAAGGGTCTTACAGCGATGGTGCAGAGGAGGAAGAAGTTATTGAAGTATCTCCGACGAACTGACTGGGATTCATACTGTTTTGTACTTTCTAAACTTGGGTTACGAGACAACCCAGATTACAAGCACTAGACAAGATTTTAAATAACCTGTCATCTTTCTCTACCTTTTTTAAGGTTCTTTGttgttccattttttttttaaattttggtcaaACATAGTTTGTTACTCACAGAGTCACAATTTTAGATCGAGGTGGAAATGAAAATGTATCATTATTTGAttcatttcttctttctttttggtcTTTTTTTGAAGCTGGAAAGCGCTGCTGTCAAAATATTGTTGCTGAATTTACAAGCTGATAATAAGCAGTCAATAGAATGGAATTATCAATAAGATTCTTGTTTTAGTGTTGATGCACATTAGTTCctatatttcttatttttttattggTAAATTAATCATCATTTGTTAGTTTGTGATTCAACACAAAAAATACAACGAATAAGTAATGACAAATTATGTAATTCTGATTGTAGAGGTTTGGTTTTGTTTCTCTAATAGTTTTTGTATACATTGGTCTcacatatttaaaattaaaaaatccagAGC
This genomic interval from Humulus lupulus chromosome 8, drHumLupu1.1, whole genome shotgun sequence contains the following:
- the LOC133796448 gene encoding uncharacterized protein LOC133796448; this encodes MALLLVPKHRTLANPSLIHLFSTSSSSNSVDKDDQKDQSKSSTSESSFSSYFSDVKASLRQKQQSTSPPQPRNLTFPHPPQSSANPSKVSSLEEIRKNLSEFRRRSGVPPSMGLNSAPSPSSSGGSSNNSFQELLSRNVLGKAEGANAEQIGGGGGGGGISFEAIRLHLKKLRAPVNGQQDGSNRRESTSFTSFKNNLRLKPSDSPQRTTVIGGTDTLPASVFGKDIREKKDGDRSKATRTEFLRTYPPEVLGGMLKELRPEVKEGAWFSIKELNERMIKIREFEDTKLESNIKGINFKDLRESLEKVKCSEDEKTKKNSISLERLDILGQLGRTPNFMAQPPQEHLVEKYFHPDNMSAAEKMKLELAKVRDEFKLSESDCGSARVQVAQLTTKIKHLSTTLHKKDKHSRKGLTAMVQRRKKLLKYLRRTDWDSYCFVLSKLGLRDNPDYKH